The following proteins are co-located in the Silene latifolia isolate original U9 population chromosome 1, ASM4854445v1, whole genome shotgun sequence genome:
- the LOC141601565 gene encoding trifunctional UDP-glucose 4,6-dehydratase/UDP-4-keto-6-deoxy-D-glucose 3,5-epimerase/UDP-4-keto-L-rhamnose-reductase RHM1-like → MGQYTPKNILITGAAGFIASHVANRLVRNYPDYKIVVLDKLDYCSNLKNLSPSRSSSKFKFIKGDIASADLVNFILTTEEIDTIMHFAAQTHVDNSFGNSFEFTKNNIYGTHVLLEACKVTGKQIKRFIHVSTDEVYGETDEDAAVGNHETSQLLPTNPYSATKAGAEMLVMAYGRSYGLPVITTRGNNVYGPNQFPEKMIPKFILLAMRGMPLPIHGDGSNVRSYLYCEDVAEAFETILHKGEVGHVYNIGTLKERRVIDVAKEICKLFSRNPDKTIKFVENRPFNDQRYFLDDQKLKKLGWSERTSWEEGLRKTMDWYVNNPDWWGDVSGALVPHPRMLMMPGGGNGGNGGTDVRINGNGTCISSNGTTTPDQELLS, encoded by the coding sequence ATGGGGCAGTACACACCAAAGAACATTCTCATAACGGGAGCTGCCGGTTTCATAGCGTCTCATGTCGCTAACAGACTTGTTAGGAACTACCCGGATTACAAGATAGTCGTTCTGGACAAACTCGACTACTGCTCCAATCTCAAGAATCTCAGCCCTTCGCGTTCCTCTTCCAAGTTCAAGTTCATTAAGGGTGACATTGCGAGTGCTGATCTTGTCAACTTCATCCTCACCACCGAGGAAATAGACACTATCATGCACTTCGCTGCTCAAACCCATGTCGACAACTCGTTTGGCAACAGTTTTGAGTTCACCAAGAACAACATCTATGGGACTCATGTCCTTCTTGAAGCTTGCAAGGTCACTGGTAAACAGATAAAGAGGTTCATCCATGTCAGCACTGACGAGGTTTATGGAGAGACCGATGAGGACGCTGCTGTAGGCAACCATGAGACATCTCAGCTCCTTCCGACAAACCCTTACTCTGCAACAAAAGCAGGGGCGGAAATGTTAGTCATGGCCTATGGCAGATCCTACGGACTACCCGTGATAACAACAAGAGGTAACAATGTGTACGGGCCAAACCAGTTCCCCGAGAAGATGATTCCCAAGTTCATATTGCTAGCCATGAGAGGAATGCCTCTCCCTATCCATGGGGATGGATCGAATGTGAGAAGTTACTTGTACTGTGAAGACGTAGCTGAAGCTTTTGAGACGATCCTTCACAAAGGGGAAGTCGGTCATGTCTATAACATCGGCACTCTTAAAGAGAGAAGGGTCATTGATGTGGCCAAGGAAATATGCAAGTTGTTTTCTAGGAATCCTGATAAAACAATCAAGTTTGTCGAGAACAGACCGTTCAATGATCAGAGGTATTTCTTAGACGACCAAAAGCTGAAGAAATTAGGTTGGTCCGAGAGAACGAGCTGGGAAGAAGGTTTGAGAAAGACCATGGATTGGTATGTCAACAATCCCGATTGGTGGGGAGATGTTTCAGGTGCCCTAGTTCCACATCCTCGGATGCTAATGATGCCTGGTGGCGGTAATGGTGGTAATGGTGGTACAGATGTGCGTATCAATGGCAACGGAACCTGCATTTCTTCAAACGGAACTACAACTCCTGATCAAGAGCTACTGAGTTAG
- the LOC141601554 gene encoding hexosyltransferase GAUT11-like, protein MRRRAAEFRRPVRKRIPNWIWALIGLFFCVGFLLFLVQHNYDQDHVSQPTLEKDDVNSVHLRSNITEELLRPGSVARQLADQMTLAKAYVVIAKEQNNLQLAWELSSRIRSCQLLLSKAAMREEPISLEEAESTLKSLSLLIFKAQDAHYDIATTLMTMKSHIQALEERAHAATVQSTVFGQLASEALPKSLHCLNIKLTSDWLGQPKLQKLAEENKNSLRLVDNNLYHFCIFSDNLIGVSVVVNSTVSNADHPKQLVFHIVTNNVTYGAMETWFLTNDFKGATIEVQNIEEFTWLNATYSPVVRQLLDPDSRAYYFSGSQDFASELKFRNPKYLSLLNHLRFYIPDIYPELEKVVFLDDDVVVQKDLTPLFSLELHGNVNGAVETCLEAFHRFYKYLNFSNPAISSKFDPQACGWAFGMNIFDLVSWRKENVTGRYHYWMEQNGDRTLWKLGTLPPGLLSFYGLIEPLDRRWHVLGLGYDLNIDNRLIDSAAVIHYNGNMKPWLKLAIARYKPLWDRYIDQSNTHLQQCLTN, encoded by the coding sequence GAAAAAGATGATGTAAATTCTGTTCACTTACGATCAAATATAACAGAAGAGTTGCTAAGACCTGGCTCAGTTGCTAGGCAGTTAGCTGATCAAATGACCCTTGCCAAGGCATATGTGGTCATCGCGAAAGAGCAAAACAACCTTCAGCTTGCATGGGAACTTAGCTCAAGAATCAGAAGTTGCCAGCTTCTACTTTCAAAAGCTGCTATGAGAGAAGAGCCTATTTCACTGGAAGAAGCCGAGTCGACTCTAAAAAGCCTGTCATTGCTCATTTTCAAGGCACAAGATGCACATTATGACATAGCTACCACACTAATGACTATGAAATCTCACATACAAGCTCTTGAAGAGCGTGCACATGCCGCAACAGTACAGAGCACAGTTTTCGGGCAGTTAGCTTCTGAAGCATTACCGAAAAGCCTCCATTGTCTGAACATTAAACTGACCTCAGATTGGTTGGGACAACCAAAGTTGCAAAAGCTAGCTGAGGAGAATAAAAACTCTCTCCGACTCGTGGACAACAATTTGTATCATTTCTGCATATTTTCAGATAACCTTATTGGTGTCTCGGTAGTTGTGAATTCTACTGTTTCGAATGCCGACCATCCAAAGCAGCTCGTCTTCCATATTGTTACCAACAATGTCACATATGGTGCCATGGAGACGTGGTTTCTCACTAACGACTTCAAAGGTGCAACTATTGAAGTCCAGAACATTGAAGAATTTACCTGGCTAAATGCTACATATTCTCCTGTCGTGAGACAGCTTCTTGACCCGGACTCACGAGCTTACTACTTCAGTGGGTCACAGGATTTTGCTTCTGAGCTCAAGTTTCGGAACCCCAAGTATTTGTCACTTTTGAACCATCTCCGGTTCTATATACCGGACATTTACCCTGAGCTAGAGAAGGTAGTTTTTCTAGATGATGACGTGGTTGTTCAGAAGGATTTGACCCCTCTTTTCTCATTGGAATTGCATGGAAATGTGAATGGCGCTGTTGAAACTTGCCTCGAAGCATTTCATCGGTTTTACAAGTATCTCAATTTTTCAAATCCAGCTATAAGCTCGAAATTTGATCCTCAAGCTTGTGGATGGGCATTTGGCATGAACATTTTTGATTTGGTTTCATGGAGGAAAGAGAATGTGACCGGCCGTTATCATTATTGGATGGAGCAAAATGGTGATCGGACACTGTGGAAGCTCGGTACTCTTCCTCCCGGACTTCTTAGTTTCTATGGATTAATAGAGCCACTTGACCGAAGATGGCATGTTCTTGGTTTGGGTTACGATCTGAATATTGATAACCGATTGATAGACAGCGCTGCCGTTATTCACTACAACGGGAACATGAAGCCGTGGTTAAAATTAGCTATTGCCCGTTATAAACCTTTATGGGATCGGTATATCGATCAGAGCAATACACACCTTCAGCAATGCCTCACAAACTGA
- the LOC141601569 gene encoding isoaspartyl peptidase/L-asparaginase 1 — translation MGWSIALHGGAGDIPVTLPPELIERREASVAGLRHCLDVGVTALTDGRSALDVVELVVRELENHPRFNAGRGSVLTSAGTVEMEACIMDGMTKNCGAVSGLKTVVNAISLARLVMEKTPHIYLGFDGAEAFAKEQGVETLEPSDFITPENIERLKLAKEADRVQLDYTAPEQKQVLQETHTANEDPDSKLGTVGCVAIDSEGNLAAATSTGGLVNKMVGRIGDTPIVGSGTYANSYCAVSATGRGEHIIRGTIAREVAALMEYKDLPLKEAAAYVIEKCAPRGTVGLVAVSAKGEITMPFNTTGMYRACATQDGYSEIGIL, via the exons ATGGGTTGGTCAATCGCTTTACACGGCGGCGCCGGCGATATTCCGGTTACCCTACCGCCCGAACTTATTGAACGCCGTGAAGCTTCCGTCGCCGGCCTTCGTCATTGCCTCGACGTTGGTGTTACTGCTCTCACCGATGGCCGGTCCGCCCTCGATGTCGTTGAACTTGTG GTACGTGAACTGGAAAACCATCCTCGCTTCAATGCTGGCCGAGGCTCTGTTCTGACCAGTGCAGGCACCGTAGAAATGGAAGCGTGTATCATGGACGGTATGACTAAGAATTGTGGAGCTGTTTCTGGTTTGAAAACAGTAGTAAATGCCATTTCTCTTGCAAGGTTGGTGATGGAGAAAACGCCTCATATATATCTTGGGTTCGATGGGGCTGAGGCATTTGCTAAGGAACAG GGCGTTGAGACGTTAGAGCCGAGTGATTTTATCACTCCAGAGAACATTGAAAGGTTGAAACTAGCAAAAGAAGCAGACAGGGTGCAG CTTGACTACACAGCTCCGGAGCAAAAACAAGTGCTACAAGAAACACACACAGCTAACGAGGACCCGGACAGCAAATTAGGCACTGTAGGATGTGTGGCAATAGACAGTGAAGGGAACTTGGCTGCTGCCACCTCGACAGGCGGCCTAGTAAACAAAATGGTTGGTCGGATTGGGGACACCCCGATTGTGGGGTCAGGCACCTACGCCAACTCTTACTGTGCCGTCTCTGCAACTGGGAGAGGGGAACACATCATTCGAGGGACCATTGCACGAGAAGTTGCCGCCCTAATGGAATACAAAGATCTGCCCTTGAAGGAAGCTGCTGCGTATGTGATCGAAAAGTGTGCACCAAGAGGCACAGTGGGGCTCGTTGCTGTTTCTGCCAAAGGAGAGATTACTATGCCTTTTAATACTACAGGCATGTATCGAGCTTGTGCTACTCAAGATGGCTATTCTGAAATTGGCATACTTTGA